In a single window of the Lebetimonas sp. JH292 genome:
- a CDS encoding DUF58 domain-containing protein, whose product MIKFKTKKRIFSLLQGRNLSRFKGEGLDFREFREYGFNEDAKKIDWKISAKINKPLVKEYDEERELRIIIAVFPTPSLHFGIKTLKSEYLRGLIEFLGIEAIKEDNRVEIILLEKNPVVFKPTKNIKTHIAYIQTIKNIDFLNTRPGDLKILNKFKKSLLILMGDFFEKIDLSYLKHETFVIVLRDIAEENPPFRGDITLFDPVKKEDVNVNFTNRDAKKINMYIQKVDKQNFLHFKKLKIPFVKIYTDENPIPKLIRLFK is encoded by the coding sequence ATGATTAAATTTAAAACAAAAAAAAGGATTTTTTCCCTTCTTCAGGGCCGCAATTTAAGCCGCTTTAAAGGTGAAGGCCTTGATTTCAGGGAATTCAGGGAATACGGATTCAATGAAGATGCAAAAAAAATAGACTGGAAAATTTCCGCCAAAATAAATAAGCCGCTTGTAAAAGAATATGATGAAGAAAGGGAACTTAGAATTATAATCGCCGTTTTTCCCACACCGAGTCTGCATTTTGGAATAAAAACATTAAAAAGCGAATATCTCCGAGGCTTAATTGAATTTTTGGGTATAGAGGCAATAAAAGAAGATAACAGGGTTGAAATAATTCTCTTAGAAAAAAACCCTGTTGTCTTCAAACCTACAAAAAATATAAAAACCCATATTGCATATATCCAAACAATAAAAAATATCGACTTTTTAAACACCCGTCCCGGGGATTTGAAAATTCTAAACAAATTTAAAAAATCGCTTCTTATTTTAATGGGAGATTTTTTTGAAAAAATTGATTTAAGTTATTTAAAGCATGAAACATTCGTCATCGTATTAAGAGATATTGCGGAAGAAAATCCCCCTTTCAGAGGAGATATAACACTGTTTGACCCTGTAAAGAAAGAAGATGTCAATGTCAATTTTACAAATAGGGATGCAAAAAAAATAAATATGTATATTCAAAAAGTTGATAAACAGAATTTTCTGCATTTTAAAAAACTGAAAATTCCATTTGTCAAAATTTATACAGATGAAAATCCCATTCCTAAACTGATAAGGCTTTTTAAATGA
- a CDS encoding MoxR family ATPase codes for MEIIQKIKEEIQKIVVGHEKLIDSMLLALITDSHLLIEGVPGIAKTTSVNTLSKTVNLDFKRIQFTPDLLPSDITGIEIFNPKTHEFETKKGPAFTNLLLADEINRAPAKVQSALLEVMQERQVTIGNNTYKIDEPFLVIATQNPIEEEGTYPLPAAQLDRFLMKIVIGYNSFEEEMEIIKRLDLKKEVKKVADKEDILALRDKIKEIHMDEEVLKYIVKIVDATRNPEKYNINIEEYIDYGASPRATISLFNAARAYALIQNKDYVTPLDIAKLAPDILRHRLVLSYKAEIDEINEDKIIGKILKSIPLP; via the coding sequence ATGGAGATTATACAGAAAATAAAAGAAGAAATCCAAAAAATTGTTGTAGGCCATGAAAAACTTATAGACTCAATGCTTTTGGCGTTAATCACAGACTCCCACCTTTTAATAGAAGGCGTACCCGGTATTGCAAAAACGACAAGTGTAAACACACTCTCCAAAACAGTGAATCTGGATTTTAAAAGGATACAGTTTACCCCGGATTTACTTCCAAGCGACATTACAGGAATAGAAATTTTTAATCCCAAAACACATGAATTTGAAACAAAAAAAGGACCGGCATTTACAAATTTACTGCTTGCAGATGAAATAAACCGTGCACCCGCCAAAGTTCAAAGCGCCCTTTTGGAGGTTATGCAGGAACGCCAGGTAACAATAGGGAACAATACATATAAAATAGATGAGCCTTTTTTGGTAATTGCCACTCAAAACCCGATCGAAGAAGAAGGGACTTACCCTCTTCCGGCGGCACAGCTTGATCGGTTTTTAATGAAAATAGTTATAGGATACAACAGTTTCGAAGAAGAAATGGAAATTATCAAAAGACTCGATTTAAAAAAAGAAGTTAAAAAAGTGGCGGACAAAGAAGACATTTTAGCCCTCAGGGATAAAATAAAAGAAATTCATATGGATGAAGAAGTTTTAAAATATATTGTTAAAATTGTAGATGCGACAAGAAACCCTGAAAAATATAATATAAATATCGAAGAATACATTGATTACGGGGCTTCTCCGAGAGCCACTATTTCACTTTTTAACGCCGCAAGGGCTTATGCCTTGATACAAAATAAAGATTATGTAACACCGCTCGATATTGCAAAATTAGCCCCCGATATTTTAAGACACAGGCTTGTTTTAAGCTATAAAGCAGAAATCGATGAAATAAACGAAGATAAAATCATAGGAAAAATACTAAAGAGTATTCCTTTGCCATGA
- a CDS encoding glycine zipper 2TM domain-containing protein, which produces MKKLIFAVIALFMFSGCTQMYNSNEVDLQQTNGIYTYEKGRITDVRLVTIRDNGSGTMIGALVGTVLGSMFGHGKGNALTTLAGGLSGAYVGTQADKANGEELYIHLNDGRDIVTIVKGVAFGKGECVRVVFNGNRILRVERCY; this is translated from the coding sequence ATGAAAAAATTAATTTTTGCGGTAATCGCACTGTTTATGTTTAGCGGATGTACGCAAATGTATAATTCAAACGAAGTAGATCTGCAGCAGACAAACGGGATTTATACTTATGAAAAAGGGCGCATAACGGATGTCAGACTGGTTACAATAAGAGACAACGGAAGCGGAACAATGATTGGAGCACTGGTCGGAACGGTACTTGGGAGTATGTTTGGACACGGCAAAGGAAATGCCCTTACAACCCTTGCGGGAGGACTCAGCGGTGCATATGTGGGAACGCAGGCGGATAAGGCAAACGGTGAAGAGCTTTATATCCATTTGAACGACGGAAGGGATATTGTGACGATAGTAAAAGGTGTTGCTTTTGGTAAAGGGGAATGCGTAAGAGTGGTATTTAACGGGAACAGAATTTTAAGGGTAGAGCGTTGTTACTAA
- a CDS encoding methyl-accepting chemotaxis protein yields the protein MHSIIKDFNIKLLIINILTSAVLLIYTYMVDYAHFWETAGEHLIIAVVIQIAAYYLLEIYVVKPVREYISVSKELSEGEGDLTKQIIIKQQNEIKLAADYINKFINNVKNVITDIKTISSTIRTNTNQLEKVTAKLKETIAQTDKEAKDIADISNKLGEHLDKTEESVSFTTETLIKTADFLENFAISLEGEINEILEVNTKEIELNDLLTNLNSQTDEIKNVLKIINEITEQTELLALNAAIEAARAGEHGRGFAVVADEVRKLAEKSTESLRDIENIVKTITSTIEKTSGEINNNSKKMNKVADETTKIKEELTQILDINKENINYAKEATKNVTIMSHYSKQLLNNTDTLTKISDTNLKISQTISSVTNSLKSALQKLLKELSKFKI from the coding sequence ATGCATTCCATTATTAAAGATTTCAATATAAAACTTCTTATTATCAATATACTGACAAGCGCCGTTCTTTTGATATATACATATATGGTTGATTATGCCCATTTTTGGGAGACAGCCGGGGAACATCTTATAATAGCCGTTGTTATCCAGATAGCGGCTTATTATTTATTGGAAATATATGTTGTAAAACCTGTAAGGGAATATATCAGCGTATCAAAAGAATTAAGCGAGGGGGAAGGCGATTTAACAAAACAGATTATTATAAAACAGCAAAACGAAATAAAACTTGCAGCTGATTATATAAATAAATTTATTAATAATGTAAAAAATGTTATAACAGATATTAAAACAATAAGTTCCACAATAAGAACCAATACAAATCAGCTAGAAAAAGTTACGGCCAAGCTTAAAGAAACAATTGCCCAAACAGACAAAGAGGCCAAAGACATAGCAGACATTTCAAATAAACTCGGAGAGCATCTGGATAAAACGGAAGAGTCTGTCTCTTTTACAACGGAAACATTGATAAAAACAGCGGATTTTCTGGAAAATTTCGCAATTTCTCTTGAAGGTGAAATAAACGAAATATTGGAAGTAAACACAAAAGAAATAGAATTAAATGATTTATTAACCAATCTGAATTCCCAAACGGATGAAATAAAAAATGTATTAAAAATAATAAACGAAATAACAGAACAAACAGAATTACTTGCCCTCAATGCGGCAATAGAAGCGGCAAGGGCAGGTGAGCACGGGAGAGGATTCGCTGTTGTTGCAGATGAGGTTAGAAAACTTGCAGAAAAAAGCACAGAAAGTTTAAGGGATATAGAAAATATTGTAAAAACGATTACTTCCACAATAGAAAAAACATCCGGCGAGATTAATAACAATTCTAAAAAAATGAACAAAGTTGCAGATGAAACAACAAAAATAAAAGAAGAATTGACTCAAATATTGGATATAAACAAAGAAAATATAAACTATGCAAAAGAAGCCACCAAAAACGTAACAATAATGTCCCATTATTCAAAACAGCTTCTAAACAACACCGACACATTAACAAAAATTTCCGATACAAACCTTAAAATATCCCAAACAATTTCATCTGTTACAAATTCATTAAAATCCGCCCTTCAGAAATTATTGAAAGAACTGTCAAAATTTAAAATATAG
- a CDS encoding SpoIIE family protein phosphatase, whose translation MLLDYRKKQEENALKKQLKLTENELEMFFKKDILFDVYFKPKDTLNGDMIYSKIIKENEYLCVMVDAMGKGISAALSAINSISFVRHSLKKALEYNDFNFEKLLRDFINYVKSILIDNETLCAKFIYIKNNKVLYANFGQPPIFTEKGKMKANNLPIREETKNFNVDVFKCPQKMVSTSDGLIESILKNKSGVYYSQFLKSFDNAVFLKDIIRDFNEKAVQTDDISIFMMRKDDFIMDKIFEKEILISQQNLDNTLKEIELGSLPQKEKIIFILHEIFMNIVEHSVLKINTKKQKENALLKNFPKFKNINNKIRIKLYKNKFMLKLLYEDDTEGFERKNLSNALHLKHHGKGFKIIRNLSDGVFLNEKGNKIKIFLKETK comes from the coding sequence ATGCTGCTTGATTATAGAAAAAAACAGGAAGAAAACGCATTAAAAAAACAGTTAAAACTCACAGAAAACGAACTTGAAATGTTTTTTAAAAAAGATATACTTTTTGATGTATATTTTAAACCGAAAGACACATTAAACGGAGATATGATATATTCTAAGATTATAAAAGAAAATGAATATTTATGTGTTATGGTTGATGCAATGGGAAAAGGAATTTCAGCCGCCCTAAGCGCAATTAATTCAATAAGTTTTGTCAGACATTCTTTAAAGAAAGCGTTGGAATACAATGATTTTAATTTTGAAAAACTTTTAAGAGATTTTATAAATTATGTAAAATCAATTTTAATAGACAATGAAACATTATGTGCAAAATTTATTTATATAAAAAACAACAAAGTATTATATGCCAATTTTGGACAGCCGCCTATTTTTACAGAAAAAGGGAAAATGAAAGCAAATAATTTACCTATCAGGGAGGAAACAAAAAATTTTAATGTTGATGTTTTTAAATGCCCCCAAAAAATGGTTTCAACAAGCGACGGACTGATTGAATCAATATTGAAAAACAAAAGCGGTGTTTATTATTCCCAATTTTTAAAAAGTTTTGATAATGCCGTTTTTTTAAAAGACATAATCAGAGATTTTAATGAAAAGGCTGTTCAGACAGATGATATCAGTATTTTTATGATGAGAAAAGATGATTTTATAATGGATAAAATTTTTGAAAAAGAGATTTTAATTTCACAGCAAAATTTAGATAATACACTAAAAGAAATAGAGCTTGGTTCTTTACCTCAAAAAGAAAAAATAATTTTTATTTTACATGAAATTTTTATGAATATAGTAGAACATTCCGTTTTAAAAATAAATACAAAAAAACAAAAAGAAAATGCCCTACTAAAAAATTTCCCCAAATTCAAAAATATAAACAATAAAATCAGAATAAAACTTTATAAAAATAAATTTATGTTAAAATTACTTTACGAAGACGACACAGAGGGATTTGAAAGAAAAAATCTTTCAAACGCCCTGCATTTGAAACATCACGGAAAAGGTTTTAAGATTATCAGAAATTTAAGCGACGGAGTTTTTTTAAATGAAAAAGGCAATAAAATAAAAATTTTTTTAAAGGAAACAAAATGA
- a CDS encoding transposase, translated as MARKPRVNDPGFYHIVNRGVNGAEIFNEKEDFYKFLSLMLKTKYDYDITFHAFTILPNHYHLLVQTHKANLSEAMRLLNSAYAAWYNYKSNRIGHLWKGRFDSFMLFNKEHFWKIVKYIERNAFVLGLVDDIEKWKYQSLYLREHKTKFNEIIEGSKILTKPVDEYIKWLNKPLEKFELEEIYNEPKIVKTEDGSLKVIRKKIGDFFNEYKDKAKAVREAKKAGYKYTEIARYLGVNNAYIQKILKNKEG; from the coding sequence ATGGCAAGAAAACCGAGAGTAAATGACCCTGGATTTTATCATATCGTCAACAGAGGTGTAAACGGGGCGGAAATTTTTAATGAAAAAGAAGATTTTTATAAATTTTTATCACTGATGTTAAAAACAAAATATGATTATGACATTACATTTCATGCTTTTACAATTTTGCCAAATCATTATCATTTGTTAGTGCAAACGCACAAAGCAAATTTAAGCGAAGCCATGAGGCTTTTAAACAGTGCATATGCCGCATGGTATAACTATAAAAGCAACAGAATCGGGCATTTGTGGAAAGGAAGGTTTGACAGTTTTATGCTTTTTAATAAAGAGCATTTTTGGAAGATTGTAAAATATATAGAAAGAAATGCTTTTGTATTGGGACTTGTGGATGATATTGAAAAATGGAAATATCAGTCTTTGTATTTAAGAGAGCATAAAACAAAATTCAATGAAATTATTGAGGGAAGTAAAATATTAACAAAACCTGTTGACGAATATATAAAATGGCTAAATAAACCTCTCGAAAAATTTGAACTTGAGGAAATTTATAATGAGCCTAAAATTGTTAAAACAGAAGACGGCAGCCTCAAAGTAATCAGAAAAAAAATAGGTGATTTTTTTAATGAATATAAAGATAAAGCAAAAGCCGTAAGAGAAGCCAAAAAAGCAGGATACAAATATACAGAAATTGCAAGATATTTAGGTGTTAATAATGCATATATTCAAAAAATTTTAAAAAATAAAGAGGGTTAA
- the gap gene encoding type I glyceraldehyde-3-phosphate dehydrogenase yields the protein MALKVAINGLGRIGKMVLWHYVTNKPKNVEIVAANGGSGTAEDLAYMLKYDSVHGKFPANISYTEDTLKVGDTEIKLVTGRDPEKLPWKELGIDIVLECTGHFTKRDDAARHLKAGAKKVLISAPSKDAELTVVLGVNQDWFDPAKHDVISNASCTTNSLAPAIKVLNDSFGIESALVTTVHSYTSSQAIVDRKNPGKHRRGRAAAANIIPTTTGAAIATTKVIPELQGKMNALALRVPTPDVAITDISATLKKNVTKEGVNKAFEEAMNSYLKGILEITYDEVVSTDIINNPHSSIIDGLSTMVVDGNKVKVFAWYDNEFGYSGRLLELADFVASKL from the coding sequence ATGGCATTAAAAGTAGCAATAAACGGACTTGGAAGAATCGGGAAAATGGTTCTTTGGCATTACGTTACAAATAAACCAAAAAATGTCGAAATAGTTGCGGCAAACGGGGGAAGCGGAACAGCGGAAGATTTGGCGTATATGCTAAAGTATGATTCAGTACATGGTAAATTTCCGGCTAATATCAGCTATACTGAAGACACATTAAAAGTTGGGGATACAGAAATTAAATTGGTTACAGGAAGAGACCCCGAAAAACTTCCATGGAAGGAACTTGGAATTGATATTGTTTTAGAATGTACAGGCCATTTTACAAAAAGGGACGATGCTGCAAGACATTTAAAGGCCGGAGCAAAAAAGGTGCTTATATCAGCCCCGAGTAAAGATGCTGAACTTACAGTAGTTCTTGGTGTAAATCAGGACTGGTTCGACCCGGCCAAACATGACGTAATTTCAAATGCAAGCTGCACAACAAACTCACTCGCACCGGCAATCAAAGTACTTAATGACAGTTTCGGAATTGAAAGTGCACTTGTTACAACTGTTCATTCATATACTTCATCTCAGGCTATAGTTGACAGAAAAAATCCAGGAAAACATAGACGTGGACGTGCTGCTGCTGCAAACATTATTCCTACAACAACAGGAGCGGCTATTGCTACAACAAAAGTTATTCCAGAACTACAAGGCAAAATGAATGCATTAGCTCTTAGAGTTCCAACTCCTGATGTTGCAATTACAGATATTTCTGCAACACTTAAAAAAAACGTAACAAAAGAAGGAGTAAATAAAGCTTTTGAAGAAGCTATGAATTCATACTTAAAAGGAATTTTAGAAATCACTTATGATGAAGTGGTTTCAACTGATATTATCAATAATCCTCATTCAAGCATTATTGACGGACTTTCAACAATGGTAGTTGACGGTAATAAAGTAAAAGTATTTGCTTGGTATGATAATGAATTTGGATATTCTGGAAGACTTTTAGAATTAGCTGATTTCGTAGCTTCAAAACTTTAA
- a CDS encoding NUDIX domain-containing protein, with amino-acid sequence MKICEEAKKLNIPHWVRPTPFLTVDGIIKIFNPEFSGIVLIKRKNPPLGYALPGGFVDYGESVEDALKREMKEETSLDIKRKKLLGVYSNPNRDPRMHTASCVFVCEANSLPKAGDDAKECKIFKLEKIPFENLVFDHSKILKNFLNMI; translated from the coding sequence TTGAAAATTTGTGAAGAAGCGAAAAAATTAAATATTCCACATTGGGTTAGACCAACCCCTTTTTTAACGGTTGACGGGATTATTAAAATTTTTAATCCGGAATTTAGCGGGATTGTGTTAATTAAAAGAAAAAACCCTCCTCTTGGATATGCTCTCCCCGGTGGTTTTGTAGATTACGGGGAAAGTGTAGAAGATGCCCTAAAGCGTGAAATGAAAGAAGAGACTTCTTTAGATATAAAAAGAAAAAAACTTCTTGGAGTTTACTCTAACCCAAATAGAGATCCAAGAATGCATACTGCAAGTTGCGTATTTGTTTGTGAAGCAAACTCTCTTCCAAAAGCCGGGGATGACGCAAAAGAATGTAAAATTTTTAAACTTGAGAAAATTCCTTTTGAAAATTTGGTATTTGACCATTCAAAAATCTTAAAAAATTTTTTAAATATGATATAA
- the prfA gene encoding peptide chain release factor 1, which yields MLLDKLKPFVDKYNEINKKLSSPEITKDIKKMTKLSREAKHLEKITQKAKEYEKTINTIEEAKSMLDDPEMAELAKEELKEAEEKLPKLEEEIKILLLPKDPNDDKNIFLEIRAGTGGDEAALFVGDLLKAYLRYAENKGWKAEIVSESKNDMGGFKEIIVLIKGENAYSRLKYEGGTHRVQRIPETESQGRIHTSAVTVAIMPEIDDVDLEIDQKDLRIDVMRAGGAGGQHVNKTESAVRITHIPTGITVSMQDERSQQRNKDKAMQILKARVYEYYEEKRAAETKENRKSQVGSGDRSERIRTYNYPQNRITDHRIGLTLYRLEQIMNEGLFDEIIDPLITHYQAEALKEAGL from the coding sequence ATGCTGCTTGATAAACTTAAACCGTTTGTTGATAAATACAATGAAATAAATAAAAAATTAAGCTCGCCCGAAATAACAAAAGATATCAAAAAAATGACAAAACTTTCACGCGAAGCAAAACATCTTGAAAAAATTACCCAAAAAGCAAAAGAATATGAAAAAACCATAAATACTATTGAAGAGGCAAAATCAATGCTTGATGATCCTGAAATGGCGGAACTTGCAAAGGAAGAGTTAAAAGAAGCTGAAGAAAAATTACCAAAACTTGAAGAAGAGATAAAAATTCTTTTACTTCCAAAAGACCCAAATGACGATAAAAATATTTTCCTTGAAATAAGAGCAGGAACCGGAGGGGATGAAGCGGCCCTGTTTGTGGGAGATTTATTAAAAGCATACCTCAGGTATGCTGAGAATAAAGGCTGGAAGGCAGAAATTGTAAGTGAAAGCAAAAACGACATGGGAGGCTTCAAAGAGATTATTGTATTAATAAAAGGTGAAAATGCTTATTCACGCCTTAAATATGAAGGCGGAACCCACAGGGTTCAAAGAATTCCCGAAACCGAATCTCAGGGAAGAATTCATACCTCAGCCGTAACGGTTGCCATTATGCCGGAAATTGACGATGTGGATTTGGAAATTGATCAAAAAGATTTGAGAATTGATGTAATGAGAGCCGGAGGAGCCGGAGGACAGCATGTAAACAAAACGGAAAGTGCCGTCAGAATCACCCACATCCCCACAGGAATAACAGTATCTATGCAGGATGAAAGAAGCCAGCAGAGAAACAAAGATAAAGCCATGCAGATACTTAAAGCAAGGGTTTACGAATATTATGAAGAAAAAAGAGCGGCCGAAACTAAAGAAAACAGGAAAAGTCAGGTTGGAAGCGGGGATCGGAGCGAAAGAATAAGAACATACAACTATCCTCAAAACAGAATAACCGACCACAGAATCGGACTTACATTATATAGATTAGAGCAAATTATGAACGAGGGGCTTTTTGATGAAATAATCGACCCGCTTATAACCCATTATCAGGCAGAAGCATTAAAAGAGGCGGGGCTGTAA
- the rpsT gene encoding 30S ribosomal protein S20: MANNKSALKRIRQTKKRTERNRYFKTRVKTITKKIENAVAEGNYEEAFNAFKVANKKFQGYTNKGILKKNTAKRKISRLHHLVKSIEPSA; this comes from the coding sequence ATGGCAAATAACAAATCAGCTCTAAAAAGAATTAGACAAACAAAAAAAAGAACTGAAAGAAACAGATATTTTAAAACAAGAGTAAAAACAATTACTAAAAAAATAGAAAACGCAGTGGCTGAGGGAAATTATGAGGAAGCTTTTAATGCGTTCAAAGTTGCAAACAAAAAATTCCAGGGTTATACAAATAAAGGTATTTTAAAGAAAAATACAGCAAAAAGAAAAATAAGCAGACTCCATCATTTAGTAAAATCAATAGAACCAAGCGCATAA
- the glmM gene encoding phosphoglucosamine mutase: MKLFGTDGIRGKAGEKITPFLATKIAMAFGETIEKKTGKILVGKDTRRSGYMIENGIVSGLTAIGYNVIQIGPMPTPAIAFLTEDMRCDGGIMISASHNPFYDNGIKFFDATGNKLDEKIEVKIEERYFKNDFSLKTGKEIGKSKRIDDVIGRYIVHIKSSFPKNLNLNGFRIVIDTANGAAYKVAPTIFEELGADVITINNNPNGFNINSNSGAMHPEILAEKVKEYRADVGFAFDGDADRLVVVDEKGEVIDGDKLLGALAYYLHKKNKLSTNKTVVTVMSNSALDKFLNKFGIEVLRSNVGDKNVLELMKKENINFGGEQSGHIIFSDYAKTGDGLVSALQVCAYLLESSKKASEAFNLFELFPQIQANINVVEKIPLQKIDGAKALFEEIEKNGFRHLIRYSGTENKLRLLIEGENEKRAKELLNKLTEFFKSKLS, from the coding sequence ATGAAATTATTCGGCACAGACGGGATAAGAGGTAAAGCGGGAGAAAAAATCACACCCTTTTTGGCTACAAAAATAGCAATGGCTTTCGGGGAGACAATAGAGAAAAAAACCGGAAAAATACTGGTCGGCAAAGATACGAGAAGAAGCGGTTATATGATAGAAAACGGAATTGTTTCCGGGCTTACGGCCATAGGATACAACGTTATCCAGATAGGCCCTATGCCGACACCTGCGATTGCTTTTTTAACGGAAGATATGAGATGCGACGGCGGAATAATGATAAGTGCCAGTCATAATCCTTTTTATGATAACGGAATAAAATTTTTTGATGCAACGGGAAATAAACTTGATGAAAAGATAGAAGTAAAAATAGAAGAGAGATATTTTAAAAATGATTTTTCCTTAAAAACAGGAAAAGAAATAGGGAAAAGCAAAAGAATAGACGACGTTATAGGCAGATATATAGTTCATATCAAATCTTCTTTTCCTAAAAATCTTAATTTAAACGGATTTAGAATCGTAATCGATACGGCAAACGGGGCGGCTTACAAAGTGGCCCCCACTATTTTTGAAGAATTGGGAGCCGATGTAATTACAATAAACAATAATCCCAACGGATTTAACATAAATTCAAATTCGGGAGCCATGCATCCTGAAATTTTGGCGGAAAAAGTAAAAGAGTACAGGGCCGATGTGGGTTTTGCATTTGACGGAGACGCCGACAGGCTTGTGGTGGTTGATGAAAAAGGCGAAGTTATAGACGGCGATAAATTACTCGGTGCTTTGGCATACTATTTACATAAAAAAAATAAACTTTCCACCAATAAAACAGTGGTTACCGTTATGAGCAATTCCGCACTTGATAAATTTTTAAATAAATTCGGCATTGAAGTATTAAGAAGCAATGTGGGCGATAAAAACGTATTGGAACTTATGAAAAAAGAAAATATAAATTTCGGAGGAGAACAGTCGGGCCATATAATTTTCAGCGATTATGCAAAAACGGGCGACGGGCTTGTAAGTGCGCTTCAGGTATGTGCATATTTGTTGGAATCGTCTAAAAAAGCGAGTGAGGCGTTTAATCTGTTTGAACTGTTTCCCCAGATTCAGGCAAATATAAATGTGGTGGAAAAAATTCCCCTTCAAAAAATAGACGGGGCAAAAGCACTTTTCGAAGAAATTGAAAAAAACGGATTCAGACATTTAATAAGATATTCCGGAACGGAAAATAAATTAAGACTTTTAATAGAAGGGGAAAACGAAAAAAGAGCAAAAGAGCTTTTAAATAAACTGACGGAATTTTTTAAAAGTAAACTTTCATAA
- the lspA gene encoding signal peptidase II, with the protein MSVNELSELNSSGRLKNGHDGKLKFIFSFLIIFVIDQAIKVLFLNGFEWNNRCISLTLAINKGVAFSMFSFLGNYLKYIQLILIVLLGFYFIKEKIINKYPILSGILFGAALSNLSDRFIRGGVVDYVYWHCGFNFAIFNFADTMIDLSIILFAYFYFFKKNDKISSTVA; encoded by the coding sequence ATGAGTGTAAATGAGCTAAGCGAATTAAACTCATCTGGCCGTTTGAAAAACGGCCATGATGGAAAATTAAAATTTATTTTTTCTTTTTTAATTATTTTTGTAATAGACCAAGCTATAAAAGTTTTATTTTTAAACGGATTTGAATGGAATAACAGATGTATATCTTTAACACTTGCAATAAATAAAGGCGTTGCTTTTTCTATGTTCAGTTTTTTGGGAAATTATTTAAAATACATTCAGTTAATTTTGATTGTTTTATTGGGATTTTATTTTATAAAAGAAAAAATTATAAATAAATATCCAATACTTAGTGGTATTTTGTTTGGGGCGGCTTTATCTAATTTGTCTGACAGGTTTATAAGAGGAGGGGTTGTGGATTATGTTTACTGGCACTGCGGATTTAATTTTGCTATTTTTAATTTTGCTGACACAATGATAGATTTAAGTATAATACTTTTTGCTTACTTTTATTTTTTTAAAAAAAATGATAAAATTTCATCCACGGTCGCATAG
- a CDS encoding HAD family hydrolase, translating to MKLEIQNIGVIEIKNVVLDFNGTIARDGKIFEEMKVYYKRISENFNIYVITSDTHGNATKELQNLPVKLTILKTNNHTKEKEEFVKNLKNTFAIGNGNNDSLMLKAADIGVCVINEEGASSKSIVNSDIVCKTIIDALGLLENSKRIVATLRM from the coding sequence ATGAAACTTGAAATTCAAAATATTGGTGTTATAGAAATAAAAAATGTAGTTCTGGATTTTAACGGAACTATTGCAAGAGACGGAAAAATTTTTGAAGAAATGAAAGTCTATTATAAAAGGATTTCAGAAAATTTTAATATTTATGTTATAACATCAGATACACACGGAAATGCCACTAAAGAGCTCCAAAATCTGCCGGTTAAACTTACAATATTAAAAACAAACAATCACACAAAAGAAAAAGAGGAATTTGTAAAAAATTTAAAAAACACATTTGCTATAGGAAACGGAAATAATGACTCCTTGATGCTTAAAGCTGCGGATATTGGAGTATGTGTAATAAATGAAGAAGGGGCAAGTTCTAAATCGATTGTAAATTCTGATATTGTCTGTAAAACCATAATTGATGCATTAGGGCTTTTGGAAAATTCAAAAAGGATTGTTGCTACTTTAAGAATGTAA